A window of the Cutaneotrichosporon cavernicola HIS019 DNA, chromosome: 6 genome harbors these coding sequences:
- the ERT1 gene encoding uncharacterized protein (PAS domain) has translation MTDAIAPRQGSWSGPSATTTAAARKLSKSESESSSSPSSTANQPSKVGPVRKSPPRKGDTKRNADGKVTRKKVAKACLACQKSHLTCDENRPCNRCTKKGIGDQCVEGVRKKAKYLMEGDERARPAAPVTGPVPVPGPGPVPVSVPAAQPAAPPAAPPSFPSHSPPSHGNSFGHVPVSMLPGVVVPPPNMDPVRVPDNIWLTAPLPEVQTAPQPLDWSAQDTNPFNFTASAAANLEYEMFDSMFGSLSPSFPLGDLGNTTDASTPTVWSNLGLPDPANASHPPSVTDFLGHNDSGLHQALGADLSPTTMFPSTWSGNDEMGAIPHIEIETKPRKMTPEDVYRTVLKPYDYTEGYHILMQYLTQNFEKNDILRVVRALAAFRPSLIALQMPMSEDDEIFLERSFQRTLIELEKLISYSATPTAVWRRTGEIVCVSPEFCQLVGKKEEDIVRNRTCIYQLFNKAGTIEYWENFAEHAFENTTQNFFQATTLENDTKPVPCAACFTIRRDVFDLPSVIIGQFLPIPAEAMA, from the exons ATGACCGACGCAATCGCCCCCCGACAGGGCTCTTGGAGCGGACCCTCGGCCACAACTACTGCCGCAGCCCGCAAGCTCTCCAAGTCCGAGTCTGAAtcgtcttcttccccttcctccaccgccaACCAGCCATCCAAGGTCGGCCCAGTCCGCAAGTCACCTCCACGCAAGGGTGACACAAAGCGCAATGCAGATGGCAAGGTCACCCGCAAAAAGGTCGCAAAGGCCTGCCTCGCTTGCCAAAAGAGCCACCTCACCTGTGACGAGA ACCGCCCATGTAACCGCTGCACCAAGAAGGGTATCGGAGACCAGTGCGTCGAGGGTGTGCGCAAGAAGGCAAAATACCTCATGGAGGGCGACGAACGCG ctcgcccagcAGCCCCCGTCACCGGGcccgtccccgtccccgGCCCCGGCCCCGTCCCAGTTTCCGTccccgccgcgcagccAGCCGCACCGCCGGCCGCGCCCCCCTCGttcccctcccactcgccgcccaGCCACGGCAACAGCTTTGGCCATGTCCCGGTTTCAATGCTCCCTGGCGTTGTTGTTCCACCACCCAACATGGACCCAGTCCGTGTTCCCGACAACATTTGGCTCACGGCGCCCCTACCCGAAGTCCAGACCGCGCCACAGCCGCTCGACTGGTCGGCCCAGGACACCAACCCATTCA ACTTTACTGCATCGGCCGCCGCAAACCTCGAGTACGAGATGTTCGACTCCATGTTCGGCTCGCTGTCGCCGTCATTCCCATTAGGCGACTTGGGAAACACGACTGACGCGTCGACCCCCACCGTCTGGTCCAACCTCGGTTTGCCTGACCCGGCCAACGCGTCGCACCCCCCAAGTGTCACCGACTTCCTCGGCCACAACGACTCGGGGCTGCACCAGGCCCTTGGAGCCGACCTATCTCCAACCACCATGTTCCCCAGCACGTGGTCTGGCAacgacgagatgggcgCGATTCCCCACATCGAGATTGAGACCAAGCCGCGCAAAATGACGCCCGAGGATGTGTACCGCACTGTCCTCAAGCCTTACGACTACACTGAGGGCTACCACATCCTCATGCAGTACCTTACGCAGAACTTTGAGAAGAACGACATTCTGCGTGTCGTCCGTGCGCTGGCCGCCTTCCGCCCCTccctcatcgccctccAGATGCCTATgagcgaggatgacgagatCTTCCTCGAGCGCTCCTTCCAGCGCACCCTCATCGAACTCGAAAAGCTCATCTCGTACTCGGCGACCCCCACCGCGGTGTGGCGCCGTACTGGCGAGATTGTGTGTGTCTCCCCCGAGTTCTGCCAACTGGTtggcaagaaggaggaggacattGTGCGCAACCGCACCTGCATCTACCAGCTATTCAACAAGGCTGGTACAATTGAGTACTGGGAGAACTTTGCCGAGCACGCATTTGAGAACACGACCCAAAACTTTTTCCAGGCAACCACCCTCGAGAACGACACCAAGCCGGTCCCGTGCGCCGCGTGCTTTACTATCCGCCGCGACGTGTTCGACCTGCCGTCTGTCATCATTGGGCAGTTCCTTCCCATCCCGGCTGAGGCGATGGCATAG